cgataattttgcatgagagagcatacatctgattctgtcattaatcgtacgattcattctctgcaacaccattatgttgaggtgtctttggaactgttttctcaaacctgattccatgttctctacaatactcttcaaatggacctctatattcgccaccgttatctgatcgaacacatttcaatttccttcccttttctctttcaacacttgcatgaaagtgCTTAAAGACTCCAAATACTTgatctttagatttcaaaggaaatgcccacacttttctagagtggtcgtcaataaaattaacaaaatatgatgcaccgccaagagatttactatccatcatacaaacatcagtatgaactaaatcgaggatattttgcctcctatgaggaccagtattatgaaaagaaactctatgttgttttccagcaaaacaatgagtgcaagtttttagagacgtacctttcacaggaagaaaatttttcttcgcaagtatgcTGAGTCCTTTCTCACTGAAGTGACCaaggcgcatatgccataaatcagaagatgcatcttcaattgcattcacttcttccttgcatagcttcgtaggcatcctatagagagaagtggaactttgctcctttgcaaccactagggaccctttaGTGGTTTTACATATACCatattttgccacttgatacagcaaaatttatatgaattctaaaatgtcatgtatttcatataagtaacatactatgttgaataataaaaataaaaattaattattaagttacttactcataatttacttaatttatatatgtccatgtacattattttaaaaattcttatatcatctaatctaattatttaatttttcaataatcattatttttatttgtttaaaattaaaagtattgttttataataagttttttggaaagaaaaaagattatttggagaattaaaaaataaggcaTCATCGTTGAGATTAAAGATCGAGTCATGCTTTTAATTGGTGACATTGACGATGTAAAAAaggatttttttaattgacaatgtaaaaaagaattttttaatttagtttatgattacatttttttattattttttttttttgtaaattgtttatttttaagtcaacttatatatttaatgtcaatgtcaataaaatttatgagaattgatatatataaattaatataataatttatttatcaagatCGTAAGTTATTTTCGTGCGACGCACGAGTTATACACTAGTATATTTAATAgtattaaacaaattttaagttttagttCATTATACTAAAATATACACAATGAAatggaaataaaaattaacacccataaaaataaattagtagaGTTATTTAAGTGTTATGTGTTTGCTTAAATTTCTTCTGGCGCCCCTTAGCTTACTAATCAAACTACATTCAACATAGTAAATAATTTACATatagattttattttcgtcTTAGAGTAGTACCTTCTAGCATATGTGGTATAACGAAGATGCCTTTATGGTTTTGACCACAATCAATGTCCAATGACAATCATTTGGATGTTGAGTCCACCAATTTTTGAGTTACTTAAACCGCATCTacatttacacaacaattaATCGATACAATATATACTTTATAGTTGTTGGAACATGTTGCATATTTTAGagtaattgaaattgagaagaaaaacaGAAAGTCAGAAAAACGGAGactgattatcaatctggataGTCTAAAGAATGTTCTGGTTAAGCATTATATATTGTTCTTGGTTTTGAAGGCTTTAATAGAAGCAGTTCTAGCTAATTCAGTTACAACAAACTTAATCAACTTCTAACCATATTCTAACTAATTGCTTACTATAttataactaactaattacaaatcaatttgaattacatttaaCATGCTCCCTAATTCAAAGTGATTCAATTTGATGTTAATCCAAGTTTGATCCTCGTCTCTTGGAACTTCACTCTCTTCAAACTTTTGGTTAAGATGTCAGccttttgatcatttatattgCAGTGTTCCAGCTTTATCTTGCCCTTCATTACTTGATCCCTTAGGAAATGGAATCTCGTTTTTATGTGCTTGCTTCTTCCATGAACACTTGGATGTCTTGCTAGATCTATAGCTGGTTTATCatctatcttcatcttcattgcATCATTGCTTCTCAGTCCCAGTTCTGCCATTAACTCTGCCAGCCACAAAGCTTGACATGCTCCCATAGATGCAgccacatattcagcttcacatGTGGACAATGCTATTATGCTTTGCTTCTTTTAACACCATGAGATGGGTGAGTTATTGATGGTAAATACTTAGCCCATGGTACCCTTTCTATCATCCATATCTCCACACCAATCAGCATCAGTGAAACCAATAAATTCAGCTTTCTCTTCATTCAGTTTTGTGGAATATAACAGCCCAAGTTCAATGATCTCCTTTATGTATCTCAAGATCCTTTTTGCTGTCATGTAGTGTGATGTCATGGGCTTCTCCATGTACCTACTAATCAGCCAACACTATATGAGATATTTGGCCTAGTTTTGCACAAGTACCTCAAGGATCCTACAATTTGCTTGAAGGTTGTAGGATCAATCAACTCATCATTGCCCTCCAAATCATTGCCCTCTTTGGACAGCACTAGCCCTAACTCTGATGGGGTGCTGCTTCCATTGCACTCTTGCATTTTAAACCTTTTTAATACATCACTTGCATACTTTCTTAGATGCATAATCCATTTTTCCTGGTTTCAAACTCAATACCAAGGAAATATGCCAGCATGCCCAAATCAGTCATCTCAAATTCTTTCTCCATTCTGAATTTGAACTCACTGATTTTCACTTCATCACTGCCAGTTAGCAataaatcatcaacataaaggCATATCAGCAGTGTAGGTGTTGTTGCTCCCTTCTTGACATAAACTCCATGCTCATTcacacatttttaaaattactgCTCTTTGAGGAATTTGTCAGTCCTCTTGttccaagctctaggagcttgcttcAGGCCGTATAAGGCTTTCTTCAATTTGTAAACATGATCTTCTTTGCATGTTTTCACATATCCAGGGGGATGCTtcacatacacttcttcatctAATGAACCATTGAGGAAGGCTGATTTAACATCCAATTGATGCATAGACCAGCCTTTGTAGCTAGCAATTGAAACTACCATTCTTACTTTTTAAATTCTAGCTACTAGAGCAAATACCTCATCATAGTCCAGCCCATGTTTTTGCAAAAAACCCTTTGCTACAAGTCTGGCCTTGTATCTAGCAATCTGCCCATCAGGTTTCAATTTCAGGTTATAGACCCATTTCACATCAATTGGTCTTTTGTTCATTGGCAGATTCATCAGCTCCCATGTCTCGTTCTTCTCTATGGCTTTGAGCTCATCATCCATTGTTGCTCTCAATCTAGGATCACTCAAGGCTTCTTCATCGCTTACTGGTTCTGATTCAGCCAACAAAGCAAAATGTGTTAGTTCTCCATCTGCATTGATGGCTGAGTCATATGTCACTTCACATGGTCGCAATCTGACTGAAGGCTGCCTAGCTCTTTCAGACCTTCTCATAGGCTTAAAAACTTGTTAACTTGTTGTTCCTACAGGCTGGCCTTCATCAAGCCCCACTGTTTCTATACTGCTGGCTTGACTGATGGAACTAACTGGTATGTCTGGACTGGTTGGGCTGCTTGAGCTGGCTTCAATCATTTTCCAGTCCCATCCTTTTGATTCATCCATCAGTATGTCCCTGCTTATTATCAACTTGTTCTTGTCTGGATCATACAACATGTAAGCTCAAGTGGCACCATATCCCATCAGCACCATCTGTTCTGATCTATCATCAagttttttttgtgtgttttgaaCTAGCACATGCCTGAAGCATGGAGAACCAAACACCCCTAGATGATTCACAGTTGGCTTTCTTCGAGTCCAAGCTTCTTCATGTGTCCTTGTGCCCAATCTCTTGGTTGGACACCTATTCAAAATATACACTGCAGTTGACATTGCTTCCCCCCAGAACTTATGAggcattttctttccttttaacACCCCTAGCCATGTTCACTATAGTTTTATTTCTCCTTTCAGTCGTGCCATTATGTTGGGGAGTGTATGGTGCAGTTACTTCATGCAATATCCcttatttttcacaaaaaacaTGGAATTCATGAGAATTATATTATCCTCCTCTATCTGTTCTGATGATTTTCTTACTAAAGCCACTTTGTTTTTCAGCCAttatcttgaattttttaagtatttcaagCACTTCATTCTTTCTCTTGATTAGATATACCCAAATTTTCCTTGCAAAATCATCAATGAACGATACAAAGTAATGATTACCTCCTATTGATACTTCTTCAAAAGGACGACAAACATCAGAGTAGATTATCTCCATCATTCTTGAAGATCGAGTTGGTACTTCATCCTTGAATGAGTTTCTGTGTTGCTTGGTCTGACAACATTCTTCACACAGCTCCTTTggcattttaatttttggaatTCCTTGCACCATTTTCTTGCTATGCAACATTTGAAGGCTTCTTAAATTTAAATGTCCAAACCTCTTATGCCACAGCCAATCATCATTCATGACTTCAACGGCTAGACACTTGCTCCCATTGATCTAGATATCAATCTTGAAGGTTCTATTTTTAGATAGTGGTgccttcaagatcaatcttcttgAATCATCAAACAATCGCATTTCACCCTGCTCCATCTTCATAGAATACCCTTTTTCAAGCATTTGTCCAAGGCTTAACAGATTATTCTTCATGTTTGGCATATACAACACATCGCATATGAATGATTGTTTGTCATCTCTTCTTTGAATCAATAATTTTCCTATTCCTTCTGCCATTACAGAACTGTTATCTGCAAATCTGATCTCCCTTTTCACCTTATCATCAATGCTTACAAACCACTCTTTATGATCAGTCATATGATTTGAACAACATGTGTCAAGGTACCACGGCTCTGGGCAGTCATCATCTAATTTTGTTGTAGCCATCAACACCTCATCTGAGTCTGAATCTTCGGCTGCCATTGGTGCTTCATCATCCTCTCTTTGAACCTTCTTGGATCTGCATTCCTTTGCAAAATGCCCCCATTTTTGACAATTATAGCATTGGATTCCtttcttgttgaattttttcttaCCACTTTGGTTGGTCTTCTTGCTAACTTAGGCCTGTACTTGAGATGTTGAGGTTGCTGCACACCTTTCTCTTACTCTCAGTTCATGAGCTTCAAGAGAGCCTCGCAAATCCTCCACCTTCATGTTAtcaagatcctttgattcttcaattgccACCACTATGTGATCGTACCTTTGTGTTAATGTTCTAAGGATCTTTTCAATAATCACCACTTCAGTTAATGATTCACCATTTGTCCTTATCTGATTAACAACAACCTGTACACGATTGAAGTAATCTGCcacaacttcatcttcttccatctgcaATAATTCGTATTGCCTTGTTAGCATTTGGAGCTTCACTTTCTTGGCCTTTTCTCCACCCGTATAGTACTTGACCAAGATCTCCATGCCTCCTTTGATGTAGCTGCCTTCGAGATCCTCTCAAAGTTTTTTGAATCCACACTCTGTTGGATGTAAAACAATGTCTTGCAATCTCTTTTCTTGCAATCTCTTTTCTTGCAATCTTTGAAAgttgtttgttgtctttctgTAGAATTCACTGCAAGTTGTTCATAACCGTCTTGAACAATCTCAAACACTTTTTGAGCTCCCAGCAACGATCTCATTGATGCAGACCACATTTCCCAGTTCTTCCCACCcaggcttcttcttcttcttcttcttcttcttcttcttcttcttcttcttcttcttcttcttcttcttcttcttcttcttcttcttcttcttcttcttcttcttcttcttcttcttcttcttcttcttcttcttcttcttcttcttcttcttcttcttcttcttcttcttcttcttcttcttcttcttcttcttcttcttcttcttcttcttcttcttcttcttcttcttcttcttcttcttcttcttcttcttcttcttcttcttcttcttcttcttcttcttcttcttcttcttcttcttcttcttcttcttcttcttcttcttcttcttcttcttcttcttcttcttcttcttcttcttcttcttcttcttcttcttcttcttcttcttcttcttcttcttctaagtTGTTCATAACCGTCTTGAACAATCTCAAACACTTTTTGAGCTCCCAGCAACGATCTCATTGATGCAGACCACATTTCCCAGTTCTTCCCACCcaggcttcttcttcttcttcttcttcttcttcttcttcttcttcttcttcttcttcttcttcttcttcttcttcttctttctataGCTTGGGATCGGTGTAACACAATGGTCATGTCATGGATTGCCAACTCTCATGATCCGAAAATTTCCCAAAGCATCATGTGGATGGAATCTGCGGCTGAAATCTGGAAGGAATTGAAGGATAGATATTATCAAGGTGATGTTTTTCGAATCTcatatttacaagaagaaataTTTTCTCTCCGTCAAGGTGACTCCACTATTACTAATTACTTTACTAGTTTGAAAAGGCTTTGGCAAGAACTTGATAATTTTCGTCATCTACCTACATGTTCTTGTAACCCCCAATGTTCTTGCGTAATTCGTTTCCTTAAAGGCCTTAATGAGCAATATTCATATGTTCGATCCCAAATAATGTTAATGGATCAAATTCCTCATATCAGAAAGGTTTTTTCTATGCTTATACAACAAGAACGACAATTCTTTAATCCTACTAAGGAACCAAAATATGTTGCTGTTGTTTCTAATTATGGTCGTAGTTCTGGACGTTGTTCTTCCTCCATTGGTAGTCGCACCTATGGTAGCCGTGGTTGTGGATACAAGATTTTCTCTCACTGCAATAAACCTGGTCATATTGTGGATGTATGTTTTAAGAAACACGGTTATCCTCCTAACTATCCAAGACCCAGTTCTATTTCTAAAAATTGTTCATTTACCTCTCAAGATCATGATGTTGATGGCAGTGCTAATGAAAACAACATCTCTGATGTTGAAGTTGGCTCCCTAGATTTCACCTTggatcaaaaaaaaaaaaaaaggctttATTAGCATTGTTGTAAGCTTCTAGTGATTCACCTTCCACCACTGTTAATCACCTTCAAAATTCATCTTCCACTGTTTTAGGTAATCTTTTATCACATCaagttttgaatttattttccaATCATTCTTGGCTCCTGGATACAGGAGCCACATATCATGTTTGTTTTTCTGCTAATATGTTTCAATCTTTTAAACGTATTGCACCTGTTTCCATTAAATTGCCAAATGGTTCCATGGTTATGGCTCAATTTGTTGGCACTgcattttttaataacaatttttatcTAACTGGTGTACTTTACTTACCTCAACTTACTACTAATTTCATATTTGTTCCTAGGTTAACTAGGTCTTTTAATTGTAATCTGGTGTTCTATGCCATTAAATGTTTAATACAGGACAACGTCTCCCTAAAGATGATTGGTACATCTAGTGTTCAACATGGCTTATATTTGCTCACTTTCCTCAATTACGTATTTCTACTAGTTTTGCTACTTCTTGTACTTTTGattctatttttctttctagtATTAATCATGTTCTAAGCTCCAAACATAATCTTTGGCACTTTCGATTTGTTCATCCTTCTCTTGATACTTTGACACATATTAATAAACAGTTCCCTTTTGTTCATGTTGATAAATGTATTCCCCCTTGTGATATATATTTGTTTCCCAAACAGAAAATGTTACCTTTTTCTCATAGTGTCTCATGTTCTAATGCTTGCTTTGATTTAATTCACATGGACATTTGGGGTCCTTtttatgttccctctatgtttgattacaaatattttttaactattgtCGATGATAAAAGTAGATATTGTTGAATTTTTCTTATGAAACTGAAATCTGAAACTTCAATGCTTGTTAAATCTTTCATATCCTTTATTCATACTCAgtttaataagaaaataatatgcATTCGATCTAACAATGGTAGTGAGTTCCTTCTAAAAGATTTTTATCAAACCAATGACATCGTCTATCAAACATATTGTGTTGAGACACctcaataaaatagaattgttgAGCGTAAACATCAACACATTTTGAATGTGGCACATGCCCttttatttcaaacaaaattacCCACACTTTTTTGGGCTCATGCCATTATTCATGCAGTATTTCTTATTAACAGGCTGCcatctaaatttttaaattttttttctccttatCACATATTGCATGATACGGCTCCTAACATTTCAAACTTGAAGGTTTTTGGTTGCCTATGTTTTTCTACTACTTTGCAATCGAATAGAAAAAAATTTGACTCATGGTCTCGCAAATGCGTTTACTTGGGAAACAAACTGGGTACTAAAGGTTGTGTATTGTTTGATATGTTTTCTAAAGAAGTTTTTCTTTCTCGCGACAGTGTGTCTTTCGAGTCTATCTTTCATTATCCTATTGTAAATTTTAGTTCTCAGCAACCAAATCCTATCCACGTTGGTAATGACTTTGACTTTGATGAGTTTCACAATAATTCTACTGTTTTGCTTTCCCTTTCCCCTTCGAATTTCTCTTCTGCTCCTTTTACAGGTTAAGACTCTACTGATTCTGTAGCTTCATCTAATGAAGGTCACACACCTTTTTTCACTCCTCGAAGAAGTGCTAGAGTTACTCATCCTCCGTCATATCTTCAAGATTTCCATTGCTATATGTTAAAAGGTAATTTCAATAATAAGTTTTGTTCTTCTAACACCATTCAAGGTACTCCTTATCCCTTGTCTAAATACATATGCTATGACAACTTATCAATTTCTCACGAGATTTTTTCCATGACTGTTTCTACTTTGAAAGAACCCACTTCTTATTATGAAGCTATTAAAGACTCCAATTGAAGACTTGCAATAACTTCTTAACTTCAATCTCTTTTAAACAACCATACTGAAGGCAATTGGATGTAATTGgatctttaaattaaaatttcatgcTAATGGTCATGTCGAACGGCACAAGGCTCGCCTTGTTGCTAAAGGGTACAACCAAATTGAAGGTCTTGATTATTTAGACACCTTCAGTCCAGTTGTGAAAATGATCATTATTAGATTATTACTTTTTGTGGCTACTATTAACAATTGGTTTTTATTTCAACTTGACATAAACATGGCTTTTCTTCATAGGGATCCCATTGAGGATGTTTACATGACTTAGACTTGATGTTTCTAATAAAAATCTTGTTTGTAAACTCAAGAGATCTCTTTATGGATTAAAGCAAGCAAGTCGACAATGGAATACCAAATTATGTTCATCTTTAAAACAGTTTGGTTTTTGTCAATCTAAATCTGATTATTCCTTGTTTACTGGCTCTACTCCTGCTGGTTTTACTATCATTCTTATTTATGTTGACGATCTTCTAATTGCTGGAAACAATTTGAATGACATTGAATCTATTAAATCTTCTTTGCAATATGTCTTTAGCATTAAAGATCTCGGTGTGttgaaatattttcttggttttgaAATAGCTCACAATACCAATGGTATTTCCTTATGTCAAAGGAAGTACTCTTTCGATCTCCTTGAAGAAACTGGGTTGCTTGGTTCAAAACCATGTTCCACACCAATGGATGCTAATTTAAAATTGTCTATTTCAACTAGCCAGCCTCTTTCTAATGCCACTGTTTTTAGAAAAGTGATTGGACAACTTTTGTATCTTACGAATACTCGTCCTAATATCTCTTTTGTAGTTTGTGGGTTGAGCCAATTCCTTTCAGCACCTACATACTTGCATCTCCAGATTGCCTTTCGTATCATTTGGTTCatcaagaacaatcttggtAAATGACTATTTTTTCCAGCTCGTTCCTCATTTCAAATCAAAGGCTTCTGCAATTCTAATTGGGGTGCATGTCAAGACACAAGACGTTCTGTTACGGGTTTTTGCTTCTTCCTTGGTGATTctttaatttcatggaaaagTAAGAAACAATCCATTGTTTCACGTTCTTCATCTGAGGCAGAATATTGTGCGCTGGCCCAAGCTACATGTAAAGCTCAATAACTTCTTTACCTACTATACGACTTGCATATTCCTTATCTTAAGCCGGTTGTTTTATACAACGACAATAAATATGCTCTTCATATTGCTTCAAATCCCATTTTGCGCGAACGGATGAAACAAATTGGAATTGATTGTCATGTCGTTCGTGACAAGATTCAAGATGGAATTATTCACTTAATGCCATTACCTTCTGCTGAACAGGCTGCCGACATCTTCACGAAAAATTTACACCCAGTACCTTACTTACATCTTTTATCCAAACTTGGAATGTTAGATATTCATTCCAATTTGAGGGGGGATATTAAACATAGATAGTCCTTTTATTATAATAGTTAGATATTGATTTAGTTTGTATAATGACTAAGTCTTTATTTTCCCTTTCTTCTCTAGGTAGTTAGTTTGTTAGCTTCCCTTCATTTTATGTTTTCCCTTCCAGTTCATTCTCTTAATATAAAAAGAGATAACATTTTTCCCTTTGTATATTTGAAGCAAGAGATTCTAATGAATAAAAGAGGTATTACTCACAAATATTCTCTTTGAATATGATTTCACTAACAATAAgtcttgaaaaaaattgatataacaatttattttctaaaatttgaatGTTAATATTAAGAATATATTATTGTGTAAATAAAAGAAGGCTGATTTATTAGTTGATATAAAACATAGCAGAGGAAATTGCACTGACCTCCCCCGAGGTTGTTTTAAATGACATTTAAATTCCTCTAGTTTTTAAAATGCATATTTATCTCTCTTGAAATCACTAAAATAATTAtgtcaaacatattttttctGCCACACTTAAGTTTTTATCTTTCGTTCACCAATAAGACACTAGAATGGACACTTCAATTGTATCATTATGAACAAAACCATTTTCAAATTGCATATATCAAATGTATGATCGTATTTTTCGCAAATTAAAGTAAAAACTATAATTGTGTTGTAGAGTGAATAATATGAAAAGACGTAAGTGTCACAATAAATGTATGATGCGATTTTTTTAGTAGATATAGAAGAGATGAGTGCATTTTAAAAACTAGAGATATGTTAGTATCATTTAAAACAATCTCAGAGTAGCTCAATGTAATTTCTcctacattttattattatttttgtgttactAATAACAAAGTAGCGGCATTTAagagacaattaattttaaattttaacttaaaaaataatttaatctaatATATACATGGAAAAACTTGATACTATGGAAATCCATTACTTATCTCTTCTTAAATTTCTACCGCGTGACtttattaaagaattttttatttttatttttttcttttcttatgttatatatCTTAAGTGTTTTTTTACATAGTAAATTCTATAAACACTATCacaacttttagaaaaaaagcTGAGCAAGTgctaatttcatatattttctgTCAACTCCATCACACTGCAACTTTGTATCTAGCTTGAAAAGCAATAAATGTTGAAGTGAAACAAATGAAATTCTACACTATTTACAAtgtctttttattatttattatgataCAAATCTTCACCACAAAATAAgactttcataaaaaatattattttaactaacTTTCAATCGAGCAAAAGATTTTAGCGATAAatattgaagtttttttttttttattacattcaaaagtttcatttatttaacatggtaaattgaaaatgatttattaaagaaatacacaaaataaatatttattactgtTCA
This region of Cicer arietinum cultivar CDC Frontier isolate Library 1 chromosome 8, Cicar.CDCFrontier_v2.0, whole genome shotgun sequence genomic DNA includes:
- the LOC140919103 gene encoding uncharacterized protein, with translation MWSASMRSLLGAQKVFEIVQDGYEQLAVNSTERQQTTFKDCKKRDCKKRDCKTLFYIQQSVDSKNFERISKAATSKEMEEDEVVADYFNRVQVVVNQIRTNGESLTEVVIIEKILRTLTQRYDHIVVAIEESKDLDNMKVEDLRGSLEAHELRVRERSKKVQREDDEAPMAAEDSDSDEVLMATTKLDDDCPEPWYLDTCCSNHMTDHKEWFVSIDDKVKREIRFADNSSVMAEGIGKLLIQRRDDKQSFICDVLYMPNMKNNLLSLGQMLEKGYSMKMEQGEMRLFDDSRRLILKAPLSKNRTFKIDI